The DNA window TCGGCGCTGCCCGCTGTGACGCGCTGGTCGTGACATCAAACGCTACTGGCGAGCCGACGGAGCTCGGCAAGGTGGCGAGATTTCGTGCCGCGACCGGCGGAAGTGTGCCGCTCTTGATCGGCGCCGGCATTACGGAGGCCAATGCCGCCGAGCAACTGGCGGTCGCCGACGGTGCAATCGTCGGAAGCTGGCTGAAACGCGATCACCGGGATACCGGCGCGATGGAAGCCGACCATGTCGTACGCTTCATGCGGGCCGTGCGTTCCCTGCGAGCCGCGGCATGAACAGGCAGGACCATGTCGTCGCGTGCCCCGCGACCGCCGAGGCTTTCGCGCGCTTCGGCACCGTCTATGACCTGTCGGGCGGCAGCGACCCCAAGGTCGTCTGGACGCTTGGCAATGGCTGGCAGGACGGCTTCACCCAGAAGCCGCTGATCGGCGGCAGCGGCCATCTTGGCTTGACCCGTGGCGGGGCCGCTCCCTGGCGTTGCACTGAGATGGAACGCCACCCGGGCACGGAAGAGGCTATCTTCTGCGCCGATGCGCCGGTGGTCCTGGCCGTCGCTCCAGCTTCCGCCATGCCGGCGCCCCACCGTGACGAGATCGAGGCATTCGTGATTTCACCCGGACAGGCAGTGGTGATGGACCGAGGCGTCTGGCACGATGCCTGCCGGGGCCTGACGCGCCCGACACCCTATTTCTGGATGGCGATCTGCGGGCTTGGCGCCAGTCCCTGGGTTCCGGTCGAAGGCGGGGCGCTTCTGGTCTGTGCCGACGCGAACCAGGTAACGCGTGCATGACGGCATTCTTCATCGGCGACGTGGCGCTCGACGAATACTACACCGCCGACCGCTGGCCGGGCCGTGCCGACAAGGGGATGGTCACCGAGATGCCGGCCGAAACCGGCGGTTCGATCGCCAACGCTGCTGTCGTCCATGCGGCCCTTGGCGGGGCGACAGAGTTCATATCGCTGTTGAACGACAGTCCGCTGTCGCGGCGCCTGATCGCCGATCTGCGCGCCAATGATGTCGGCGTGGCGCATATGCTGACCGATCCGGCCATTCCGGAATCGCGCAACCTGATCTTCCTGGTTGATGGCGAACACATCGTGCTGACTGTCGAGATGGGCCAGCAACCGATGTGGCTGCCAGCGGCGACCTTGGCCGCCCTGCGCGCCCCGGGCTTTCTCTACACAACGCTCTACCGTGCTCGCAGGCTGCATTGTCGGGTCGCCGGCGAGGTGCTTGCACAGGCAAGGCTGCTGGCTCACCTGCGTGAACACGGTCGCCGCACGATTTTCGATCTGGATGTCGGCGGCTGTACCAGGGAGGACCTGCCCTATCTGCTCGGGGCCGAAGCTGTCATCTTCAACCAGGTCGGCTTTCGCACAGCCTTTGGGCATGACGATCTGTCGCTCATTGGCGACTGGATGCGGGCCGCGGAGATCTCATGGGTGGTTCGCACCATGGCAGGCGAGGGAGCCGAGGCGAGCAATGGCGGGGCGATCCTTCGCACGCGCTTCTATCCGGTCGAGGTGGTCGACGTGACCGGTGCCGGCGACACGTTCGGCGGAACCTTGACCTGGTGCCTGTCGCGCGGACAGGTCTTCGCCGAGGCACTCGATTTTGCAGTCGCGGCGGCCTCCCGCTCGGTCACCATCCACGGGCCGCGGGGCGGCAAGGCCAGGCTTGACGAAGTATGCGCCTGGCGCGACGAGGCCCTTTCCTCAATCTGACTTCCGGCTGGCCTCGGGGGCACTTCGTTGTCTGCATCGATGGGATCCGGGGCGTGTCAGAGGCCGCACGTTTTGCCGTGGCTGGATCAATCCGCGATAAGCAGGGGATCGCCGCCATGTCTGGCGCCGGGGTGGCATATCCTGTATAGGCGTTGCGTTTCCTCTGTTTGACGCAATTCCCAAGGGAGAATGTTTCATACTTTTCCTGGACTTGCTCTTTGGGCCTTGCATGTCCTTCATTCCCGACACCACTACGCTGATCCAGTTCGCAATCGCCACCGTGATCCTGGCGATAACGCCCGGCCCCGACATGACCCTGTTCGTCTCGCGCACGCTGAGCCAGGGGCGCGTCACCGGCTTTGCCTCGATGGCCGGTGCGCTGTGCGGCACGCTGATCCACACCACGCTGGTGGTGGTCGGCGTCTCGGCGCTGATCGTCGCCTCACCGATGGCCTTCTTCGTGCTGAAGATCTTCGGCGCCGGTTATCTCGTCTTCCTGGCCTGGCAGGCGATCGCCAAGGGCTCGGCCTTTTCGCCGGAAAAGAAGACGGGACCGCGGATCTCGCTGTTTCGCAGCTGGGCGGCGGGGCTCGGCGTCAATCTGCTCAACCCGAAGATCATCCTCTTCTTCATGACCTTTCTGCCGCAATTCGTCTCCGCGCATGATCCCAACGCGCCGGGAAAGCTGTTCTTCCTCGGCGCCATGTTCATCGTGCTGTCGATCCCGGTGACGGTGCCGATGGTGCTGGCGGCGGAAAAATTTTCGGCGGCGATGAAGGCCAGCCCGCGCGTCACGCGGGTGGTCGACTATCTCTTCTCCGGCGTGTTCTCGGCCTTCGCGCTCAGGATCCTGACCGCCCAGGCGAAATAGGGGCGTCCTTCCACCAGCTTCCGGCCCAGCGCCCGGCGCTGAGCCAGTAGAAGATGCCGCCGACCATGCCGCCGCCGATGACGGCCATGATGGCGCTGGTGTCGGTCACGGCGAAGATGGACTCCTGGGCGTGATCGACCAGGCCAAGGAAGGCGCCCGCCACCACCGCACCGGCGAGCGCATAATACAGCCAGTCGCGCCGGCCGAGAATTTCGGCAACCAGGATGACGATCGCCGCCGGCATGAAGGCGAAATAGGCGACGAACAGGGCGACGAAGGGAATCGAAAAATACAGCGAGGCGGTTGCGGCCGGCTGCGCATGCTGCGGCGCATAGCCAAGCGAGGCCAGGAACAGGATGTTGAGGAAGGCGCTCGCCGCCAGCGACGCGACGGCATAGCCGAACAGGATGGTGGCAAGGCGCACGATATAGGCGACCAGACGGTTCATCCCGCATCTCGCTGCATGGGACGGCCAGACTTGCGCCCCGCCAGAAGCCAGTAGACCGACCCGGCGGCGGTGCCGGCGGTGGCCAGGAACCCGAGAAAGCCCGGATTGAAAACAAAGCCTCCAGCAGAGCCGGGAACAAGAACGCCAAATGCGATGGAGGTGATCGCACCCGTGACCGCGAAATAGAACCATCCTCGCAGCGACAGCCGTTCGGCAAGCAAGATCGCAGGGCCGACGATCAGCAGCGCGCAGACTGCCACGGTCAACACGGCGAGCGGGAACGAACCCAGCCAGTCGAATGTAAAGACCAGGGACCAGTTGCCGTATTCGATCCCTTCCAGAAGGGTGATCAGCAGCACGGGGACCAGGATTGATGTCAGCACAGCGGCGACATAACCGACTGCTATGGTGACGAAGCGCTTGAGCCCGGCGAGGGGACGGTTCATCGGGCTGTCCTGATGCGCGTGTCGCCCGGAAGCAGTCCCATGACCAGTCGGTAGACGGCGCCGCCCAGGCTACCCGCAACGATCAGGGCAATCAGCAAATCGAGCGCGGGCCGTGTCCGCGCCATCGGATAGATCTGCATGATCGCGAACATAACGGTCCCCACGAGGGCGCCGCCGAGGATCGAAAACGTCCACCCCCGGCGCTCGGTCAGTTCCGATACCACAATCAGCGGTACCGCGGGGAGCGCGCCATAAATGGCGGCTATTATCGTGCCAGCGACCAAGGCCACCAGCTGGTCTTTCAGATCGAAGAAAAGCCGGCCGCCGCGCCAGAAGATGGAAGCGTCTTCGTACAAAAGAAACACAAGGGGCATGACGAGCGAGGCTAATGCATAGGAAATGGCGACAGCCGCCAGTCGCCAAGAAAAGCTCACGCTTCGCCGTGCCCCGCGATCATCATGGCTTCCAGCGCCAGCCGGTCGACCTTGCGCATGCGCTCCGATTCCGACTTGAGCTGACCGCAGGCGGCGAGGATGTCGCGGCCGCGCGGGGTGCGGATCGGCGAGGCATAGCCGGCATTGTTGATGTAGTCGGCGAATTTCTCGATCGTCTCCCAGTCCGAGCACTGGTAGTTAGTGCCCGGCCATGGGTTGAACGGGATCAGATTGATCTTGGCCGGAATGCCCTTGAGCAGCTTGATCAGGCCCTTGGCGTCCTCGATGGAATCGTTGACGTCCTTCAGCATCACATATTCGAAGGTGATGCGCTTGGCGTTCGACAGGCCGGGATAGGCGCGGCAGGCGGCGATCAGTTCCTTCAGCGGATACTTCTTGTTGATCGGCACCAGCAGGTCGCGCAGATCGTCATTGGTGGCATGCAGCGAGATCGCCAGCATGACGCCGATCTCCTCGCCGGTGCGGAAAATCTCGGGCACGACGCCGGAGGTGGACAGCGTGATTCGCCGCTTGGACAAGGAAAGCCCGTCGCCGTCGGAGGCGATCAGCAGCGCCTTCTTCACCGCCTCGAAATTATAGAGCGGCTCGCCCATGCCCATCATGACGATATTGGACACCTTGCGGCCCTCGGCCGGCACGATGGCGCCGTCCGGCGTGTCGCGGTCGGGGAAATCGCCCAGCCGGTCGCGCGCGGTGAGCAACTGGGCGAGAATCTCTTCCGCCGTCAGATTGCGCACCAGCTTCTGGGTGCCGGTGTGGCAGAAGGAGCAGGTCAGCGTGCAGCCGACCTGCGAGGAGATGCAGAGCGTGCCGCGGCCTTCCTCGGGAATATAGACGGTCTCGATCTCGACCGGGCGGCCGGCACCGCGCGGCGGGAAGCGGAACAGCCATTTGCGGGTGCCGTCGGAAGAAATCTGCTCCTCGACAATTTCGGGCCGCGCGACGGTGAAATGCTTGTCGAGCTCGGCGCGCAGATCCTTGGAGATGTTGAACATGCCGGCAAAGTCGGAAACCCCGCGCACATACATCCAGTGCCAGAGCTGCTGGGCGCGCATCCTTGCCTGGCGCTCGGGCACGATGCCGGACGCAACGAGCGCCTCGCCAAGCTCTGCGCGCGTCAGGCCGATCAGCGATGGCTTATCGGGCGCGGCACGGGCGCGCAACGCGTCACGGGCACCCTCGGTGGTGAGGTCGAAGGAAAGGGTCATGGTCGCACTGATATAAGCGGTTTGCGGCCGATTTCATCCATCGTGCCGGGAACTGAAGCGCGGCGCATAGCACAGGTTGAGGGCAGAGTCATGC is part of the Mesorhizobium loti genome and encodes:
- a CDS encoding ureidoglycolate lyase, producing the protein MNRQDHVVACPATAEAFARFGTVYDLSGGSDPKVVWTLGNGWQDGFTQKPLIGGSGHLGLTRGGAAPWRCTEMERHPGTEEAIFCADAPVVLAVAPASAMPAPHRDEIEAFVISPGQAVVMDRGVWHDACRGLTRPTPYFWMAICGLGASPWVPVEGGALLVCADANQVTRA
- a CDS encoding carbohydrate kinase family protein, whose product is MTAFFIGDVALDEYYTADRWPGRADKGMVTEMPAETGGSIANAAVVHAALGGATEFISLLNDSPLSRRLIADLRANDVGVAHMLTDPAIPESRNLIFLVDGEHIVLTVEMGQQPMWLPAATLAALRAPGFLYTTLYRARRLHCRVAGEVLAQARLLAHLREHGRRTIFDLDVGGCTREDLPYLLGAEAVIFNQVGFRTAFGHDDLSLIGDWMRAAEISWVVRTMAGEGAEASNGGAILRTRFYPVEVVDVTGAGDTFGGTLTWCLSRGQVFAEALDFAVAAASRSVTIHGPRGGKARLDEVCAWRDEALSSI
- a CDS encoding LysE family translocator, with protein sequence MSFIPDTTTLIQFAIATVILAITPGPDMTLFVSRTLSQGRVTGFASMAGALCGTLIHTTLVVVGVSALIVASPMAFFVLKIFGAGYLVFLAWQAIAKGSAFSPEKKTGPRISLFRSWAAGLGVNLLNPKIILFFMTFLPQFVSAHDPNAPGKLFFLGAMFIVLSIPVTVPMVLAAEKFSAAMKASPRVTRVVDYLFSGVFSAFALRILTAQAK
- the rlmN gene encoding 23S rRNA (adenine(2503)-C(2))-methyltransferase RlmN; the encoded protein is MTLSFDLTTEGARDALRARAAPDKPSLIGLTRAELGEALVASGIVPERQARMRAQQLWHWMYVRGVSDFAGMFNISKDLRAELDKHFTVARPEIVEEQISSDGTRKWLFRFPPRGAGRPVEIETVYIPEEGRGTLCISSQVGCTLTCSFCHTGTQKLVRNLTAEEILAQLLTARDRLGDFPDRDTPDGAIVPAEGRKVSNIVMMGMGEPLYNFEAVKKALLIASDGDGLSLSKRRITLSTSGVVPEIFRTGEEIGVMLAISLHATNDDLRDLLVPINKKYPLKELIAACRAYPGLSNAKRITFEYVMLKDVNDSIEDAKGLIKLLKGIPAKINLIPFNPWPGTNYQCSDWETIEKFADYINNAGYASPIRTPRGRDILAACGQLKSESERMRKVDRLALEAMMIAGHGEA